TCTTGACAAAAACTTGATCAGTCTTCttcatataatcttcatcactgctgcttgctataattaaaaatatgttaaaaatattatgggttaaaaatgattttcatttttttttaaaagatgcaGCAGCAGCAGAAATGTTGAAAATATGGTTAATACTTTGTCTCCACATGTAGTGCTTCAGACTTTTTTTTACTTATTGGATAAAAATATTTCATTATCATCAATAGGTTGCAACTTGATCTGAATATGCTTTGAACCCGTCTTTAACCTCGTTGGACCATTGgctttgataccacttgttgggattgAAATAACAGCGCGTTATGCGAAAGCTAATAATTTGCAAACCTTGAATGATGATAAATTGGACGACAAAGAAAATATACTAAAGAGACATAATATTATAATATGGTTTGGTCTGGCCTACATAttgaaaaagaaatatttaaaaatcATAAAAAACTATTTGAGAGAATAATATCACCCTAAACACGACTctttaatgactacattgtgTATGCTAAAATGTTATGTTGTATGAGAGGGATTCTTCAATTTATAGAGGTCCAAAACCTTTTTTTCCGAGAAAGAGGTTACCCAAATATGGAATATTAAAAAATTTCTTTTGGAAAAAGTAAAATCTAATATGGTAAACTCTTTACCCTTCCTTTAAGAAAATGTAAAATTCAAATATGATAAGAAAATCAAGCCAAAAACCTAACACTTATTGCCTCATTTATCCTACATaacatcaaaaacaacaaaaaagcaTAAATTCCGAATAACAAAACAGATACAAGCATAGGAAATTTTCAAGAATAATATAAGGTGTCTTTGGTACGAAGGAAGATGGTTTTCCCTACTCCTTGAAAagtcatttttcttatttttaagaAATGATTTTTAAGAAATTAGTTTTTCTAAATATGAATTGGGTGGCGCGTGAAAAGGGAAGCTCGAGGAGAAGGATTGAAGGTTAAAAAATAGTAGAACGGAgataagaaaggaaaaaaaagaaaaggtggAAGTAGGGTTTTCTCTGCGAGGAAATAATCTTCTACTATATTGAACAGAAGAAACAGACGTTGCAAAGATCTCGTGTTTTGTTGTAGATCTTCTctgttactatatatatatatatatatatatatatatatatacaacttttatGGAAAATGATCATATAACTAAAATAACATTTGTAATTGTAGTAATTCGAATCATAAATACTAATTTAGGAGATTTATGAGTTTCTCCTTAGCGGAAGTGGATCTGCAGCAGTCACGACTCGAGTTACCGATCGGTAAGAATTATCCCATAAGTGGAAGAATTCATTGGTTTTTATATCCTTTAAGAGATGCGCaaagcttttttttcttttttctgttgTAAACCATAGCCATAATCTAATGtggaaaatcattttccaacacccaTAAATTCCGTTTAACGTTTGTAGTCCTGACTTAGCAGCCAACCAAAATTGAAAAAGCGTAAATAGTCATTATATAAATTTAGTGCCATCTGATTTCTGAAGCAAATTCGGAGAGGTAATTATTATACTCCTTTCGTTTCTCTAATACACTGTTGGTTGAACTGTTAAGCTAATGTGCAAAAGATAATTGCGTTTTAGATTATTAATTAGGTGAATGTAATAAAATTTAAACAAAATACGTATAATGGTTGCAGTGGAGTGGTAATTACTCTTTCATCCTTCGAGTCCTACTGGGTATGTAGTAGGGAGCTGAATGGAAAACATGAACAAACAGAAAATTTTGAACATAATGTTATAAGCTATATTacatttaagtttttttttctcacTTGTTTTCAAGCATTCGTGGTTACTAGATGCTTTAATACATGTTTTCCTTCGTGGTATGTACTTAACAATCAATTTACGTAGTGATCACACTCTCCATCATTAGTACTCTATATCCACATAAAAACTATAATTCCTTGGGTTGAGAGAGTCAAATCTTGTTCATGTATATGTGATGTACTCTACTTTTGGAATTGTTGATTATCTATTAATGTTCTATATTCCTTGGACAGTATGGTGCAACTGATTGAGAAGCACGAGATGCAGTCAGAAAGGGATAATATGGTTAGTCCAGACCAACTCCAATCTTCTAACCTTCAGGTAATACCATTATCTCTGATGCTCGTAAATGTTCTTGTGTACCGCAGGATGCAGTGAATGAATTAACATTAAGCTAACAGCTAATTTAAACCCATCCCACTTCCGTACGGATCAGCAGTAGTGGTTCTTCCTTTAATATGACTTGAATCATCATCTTTATTTGTTTCGTTATATGGTCTCCGATGATATACACTCACCTATTGAGCTAGCTTTGGGGTTGAGCTAGGATcaaggtccatttttttttttttttttatcaatcttACCTATTGGTTGTAGTTTTCGAGGGATGCATTACCACTAAAGCAAGCGTTTCTCGTATGAAAAGTTAATATGCACTATATTTAAAGCTGGAATTAGTTATGAATTTCTATAGCTATTAAATTTTTTCAATAATTTGTCATTAATCCATCGGTAAATAGAATTAGCGACGAATTTTATTGTTTAGCTACAGAATTTGTCTGtgactaatttttttttgtttagtatTGATGTGATCAtgaaatgtacacaaaagataaGACCTTGTTTGAAATCTTAATTTCCATATCTGACTTACTAAACACCAAGCAAATGTTTCATTTTCAGAGCGAGAAGAAAACCTGTGCAATGCTTAGCAGGGAATTTGTCGAGAAGAATCGCGAGTTGAGGTAATTGGTTTTATTTTGAGTGTTCAAATTTTAATTTGGCTATGTATCCAATTTTTGTAAGACACATCTTTTTATTACTGAAGAGATGTATTAATTGATTTTGAGATAAtaaaaaacacacctcaagtatcaTATTTTTTTGAGTTTCCTACTTGAACTATCAGACGTGAGAGATTTTTAactaaactatcaccaactagtttgcaaaacataCCTCTACTAGCAGTTGTTCACTTTTCCTACCTAAAATATCccaactagtttgcaaaacacaccttaactatcagttgttcactttcaatgaggtgtgttttgcaaagcTAGTTGGTGATAATTTAGGTAGGAAAGCGAACAATGGATAGTTGAGGTATGTTTTGTAAattagttggtgatagtttaagtaggaaactctcacactgatagttcaggtaggaagcTAAAAAAGGTGATACTTGGGAGATGTTTTTGACCCTTAACTCATTAATTTTCGTATAGAAGGTAATTGTTGATTTATGTTTTCACTCTTTATAAATGAGTTACTCACAAGCTAGAAAATCAAATCCTGAAACCTTCATCTTTCCGCTCTCTTCAAGAATCCCATTTTTTCACTCACTCTAATTTTTATAAAGTAATTGAAAGATTTAAGAGTTCTTTGGAATTTCTATGAAGGTACACATTAGAAAATTTCTAAGTCGGACTTCATTTTCTATTGCACGTGGTTAGCGACGAATATCTACCCGAAGACAGCGCATTCCGTAGCACGTGTCCCAAACTGACTTTTATATCAAAAACTCTTATCTTTTGCTGTTAATTGTTGCGTCTTGTTATCATATGTTGAGAGTtctactaataataagtatttctCGACACACTCTTTATCTTTTACTGTTAAAATATTCTGTCTCGACTCATGTCAAATTGCAAATGACTTATTATGCTAGGCAACTTAATGGAGAAGAGCTGCAAGGACTTGGCCTGGAGGAACTAATGAAATTGGAGAAGATAGTCGAGGGAGGAATAAGTCGTGTACTGAAGATTAAGGTCCTAGATACTTAATTCCCTCCTATGTGCACTGATGTGATTAAATGGTCCAATAATTAACATACGTTGACTGCATTAACTTGGGATTTTGTGTATTTCAGGGTGACAAGTTTATGAGAGAGATCAGTTCCCTCAAGAAAAAGGCAAGTCTTTAACTTGAATACTATTATTTATCAGGACTATATTTCTTAATTAGGACATATTTGTTTCCATCAGGAACTAAAATTTGAATTTGGTTTTTGAAATATTATGTTTTGAAAAACAATCATAGGGAAAAGTCTGTCGAGattatgaaaaatatggaaaacatgtattATGGTTGTCCTGAAAACCTATCCTGAATAGTTTTTGGAAGACATTTTTATTTTGATTTCCTTTTGAAAAAAAGTTGTTTCGGAGAACAAACGAGTTTTAAGTTCTTGAAAGCTTTCTATTAAAAAGGAGAAAAGGTCCAAATTTATTTTTATACTTTTGCTATTCTTTACAATCTTAGTTGATCCGTTAATATTCTTGCCCTTAGCAAAGAGTTTCATAGTTGTCCTCATCGTTAGCGGGGCTCCAACATGGAACATGTGGAGTCATATGTCCAAATTCTTTGAGAATTTTTTTTGTCCTAGGGTTTATAATTATCCtcaattgagattctgtcagcaATCAAGGGCAAATGAAACTTTTTGTAATGGCTGGGTAATATTAGACTATAAGTCAAACAGAGCGCAGAATTACTCGATTTTAAATAGTAATGGCCAAATTTGACCctcttttcttttgaaaaatttATATTTCTAGCCTTCTATATTTCCCTTAAAGAAAGAATCTATAAGCCAAACAGCGAAATCCAATCTCAGGAACATTTTATTATTCTTGAGAACTGAGATTTACCATTAGCTAACTGCTGATGTCTTGTTATAATATTTTTATATGCAGGAAGCTCAACTGCAGGAAGAGAATTCACAGTTGAAACAGCAGTCAGAAGTAACACCTCCTTGGATATGTTAGACAAGAACGAACCGAAAATGTCGATTGTAAGATCTGGGGGCAACACCTTATTTTCGTCATCTGAAGAAGTTTCTCAAGCATGCTCTAACTTCTACGAGTCCGGGGACTTTGAGGATTCTTCAACTTCTAACGCAGTGAGTGCCATGATGACCAACGCAGAGGAACAACTCGTCGCTATGATGCAAACTATTGAGGCGTTGAAGAAATCTCTGAAGGACAAAGATCTTCAAATAGCCCAATTGATGAACAAGTTGGAACTCTACAGCACTGGCGAGTCAACTCACATTCCAACACCACAAGAATAAGAGGTTGAATCAGCCACCAAGATGCCCAACTATCAAAGTGCAAATCAAGTTGATTCAGTTGCGACATTGTCTGTCCAACAACTGCAAGACATGATAACAAACACCATCAGGGCTCAATATGGTGGACCATCACAAAGCTTATTGTACTACTCTAAACCTTACACCAAGCGAATCGACTGTCTACCTATGCCGATTGGATATCAACCATCGAAGCTGCAACAATTCGACAGCAAAGGAAACCCAAGACAACACGTCGCACATTTTGTGAAGACTTGTAGCAATGCTGAAACATATGGCGATCTTCTTGTCAAACAGTTTGTTCGCTCGTTGAAGGAAAACTCCTTTGATTGGTACACCGATCTCGAGATATATAGCCTCAGTGTTGTATATAATTTCTATTGAATAAGCATTTTTTGACATGGAATATGAATGTACACGCGAAAATAATATGCATGTGCGCCTGAAGATAATAAAATTTTAACAAATATCAGATTTTGAATTCATAATTCAAAAAGTACTGCGAGTTTAatgcaaaaaaaattaaatgaaacATTCATCAAATTAAAATCTTGGATCGGCTCTATTGTTTAACCCAATTTTTCAATTCCATGTTTCTTGTGTTGTTTCGTCTGTCATTTTTATTCAAATATCTTCAATCAACCACTCTCTACAGTTTATttgtgtcttacttttctttttagtatgTTTCTAAAAGAGTGTTACTTTATATGTTTAGTAAGATTTTATTCCCAAGTATCCTGTTATCGGAATGCCATAATGCGTTTAAGACCAAGAAACTAAAAGGGTACTCCCTCCGGTTTAAAACGAGTGGCCATTTAGTCATTTACACCATGTATGAAAATACTAATTcctaaaaaaaataagtaatttgactaaactgtccctaattaaataggtatttaGATTTGGTTACTTAgcacttaataagggcaaatttgaaaaaaataagattaattcttttttgatttgATAAGTTGGCACGcctttttaaccaaaaaaaaagagAGTCTAAGTGGATACTCTTTTTGAACCAGAGGGAGTATTCttttatatacacatataatttaagatcacaacattcacaaaaaAATTATTGTCTAAAAATTTGTGTATACTCAAACTAAGGCACATAAATTGAAAGTAAGTAGAGCATTTAGGCAGCATCCtggcttttttatttttattacatagggtaGGGAAATGGGAAAGGGATTACAACGCGGAGATTCAAAccttcaccaacaaggtgaaagttcaggtagccaaccgaCTGAGCTACTAAGATCCCGACTTTTGTCCTTAGCAAATCCCATTTTTTTTAGTATCTTCCGGTGTATGATTAATTTAAATTCGCATTGCGGGCCCATTAAAAGATGAAGTGCTCCTTATTAgagttttttttcttcattttcatgACTCGAATTCAATACCTCTAAttaaaaataaatgaattttattAATCCCACCCAATCCT
The sequence above is a segment of the Lycium barbarum isolate Lr01 chromosome 6, ASM1917538v2, whole genome shotgun sequence genome. Coding sequences within it:
- the LOC132598832 gene encoding MADS-box protein JOINTLESS-like, producing the protein MVRQKIQIKKIDNLIARQVTFSKRRRGLFKKAQELSTLRDADIGLIVFSATGKFFEYSSSSMVQLIEKHEMQSERDNMVSPDQLQSSNLQSEKKTCAMLSREFVEKNRELRQLNGEELQGLGLEELMKLEKIVEGGISRVLKIKGDKFMREISSLKKKLNCRKRIHS